In one window of Tellurirhabdus rosea DNA:
- a CDS encoding fasciclin domain-containing protein, with translation MKKQALCGLALAATLLFSLPSLAQTTGTGTQPGTSTQTPTTGQPNTNVSGGMTDTTQKSTTTESGVQQPGAVSGTGTSVSTQTNAAGSTTGTIDPTGGTFYGRERRGGSTSRDLSLSAARSREHTILFRALRVAGLTDQASGKGPFTVFAPTDAAFQQLPAGTLDELMKPAAKQRLMRLLAGHVVKGRLTSDQLEDGQKLKTVTGQTLTVSKQGEAVTITDAAGNTATVNWPDIEATNGIVHSVDTVLVPATTVSAKGK, from the coding sequence ATGAAAAAGCAGGCATTGTGCGGACTGGCGCTGGCAGCGACGCTGCTGTTTTCTCTTCCTTCTCTGGCCCAGACAACGGGCACCGGCACCCAGCCCGGCACCTCTACGCAGACCCCCACAACCGGGCAGCCGAATACCAATGTTTCGGGGGGCATGACCGACACGACCCAGAAGTCGACCACGACCGAATCCGGCGTTCAGCAGCCGGGCGCGGTGTCGGGCACGGGAACGTCCGTTTCGACCCAGACCAACGCGGCGGGCAGTACTACCGGAACCATCGACCCGACGGGCGGCACCTTCTACGGCCGCGAACGCCGCGGCGGCTCCACCAGCCGGGACCTTTCGCTGAGCGCCGCCCGCTCGCGCGAACACACCATCCTGTTCCGGGCTCTCCGGGTAGCGGGCCTGACCGACCAGGCTTCGGGCAAGGGACCGTTTACGGTATTTGCCCCGACCGATGCGGCTTTCCAGCAGCTGCCCGCCGGGACGCTCGACGAACTGATGAAACCGGCCGCCAAGCAGCGGCTGATGCGGCTGCTAGCCGGACACGTGGTGAAAGGCCGCCTGACCTCGGACCAGCTGGAAGACGGCCAGAAGCTGAAGACCGTCACCGGCCAGACGCTGACCGTCAGCAAACAGGGTGAGGCCGTGACCATTACGGACGCCGCCGGCAACACGGCCACGGTCAACTGGCCGGACATCGAGGCCACCAACGGCATCGTTCACTCGGTTGATACCGTACTGGTGCCCGCCACCACCGTTTCGGCGAAAGGAAAGTAA
- a CDS encoding SusC/RagA family TonB-linked outer membrane protein codes for MKHFTFARRLVGGLMKPIRIPLIIWLMTLTGAALAQQQISGTVTNETGEALPGVNVVEKGTTRGTTTDKNGKYQLAAGRNVTLVFSYIGFVRQEVPVNNRSVIDIQLTADQQALSEVIVVGYGTQKKSSLTGAVSSVTPKELKALPVISATQALQGRVPGVSVTNNSSPGSEPVIRIRGVGSISLNPNPLYVIDGIPAGGLNNIDPKDIESLEVLKDASAAAIYGSRAANGVILITTKKGSTNGKLSLNFDSYYGSQSAWRKLDLLNRDEYIRYGTALLTASGQPVPGRFTALNTPIYDGATQTFAQTDTDWQDVMFRAAPIQDHQVSLSGGNAVSRFYTSFGYFQQDGILPFTDYKRYSFRVNSDHKFNKFLTIGQTFLASTDRRRLERDGGGRSLVMNIMRMIPYWPDRDPTKLGGFSTTAQGLDATDPENPLRVAEQEQQFQVDRGFKLLGSVFAEVRFTDFLRYRFQYGADYASGRFNGFLPIYNDGNRSRPLATVTDNRSDYFSTVMTNQLSFDKTFGKHYVNAVAVAEQQRSISTNVNSNGQRPDNNIQVLQGISNPATNSGRSENVLISYVGRVNYEFASRYLLSASIRRDGSSRFAPDRKWGTFPAVSAGWRISEERFLKSVPVITELKLRGSYGQTGYNAIGDYDWQPLVQANNTIYPFGNTTQLGSYFNQLGNSDLSWEVTTMSNIGLDASLLSNKITLSAEVYNRETDGLLLRVPLPESMGFSVSPLANVGSMRNRGFELTAGYNRSGKKFNWSLLGTFDMTRNQVLSLATPNANINAGNNSDFGGFDITRTEAGRPIQSFYGWVVDGIFQSKEEVDRFNAIDGNAASFYQNAQTAAGDIRFKDISGPDGKPDGKVDAFDRTFLGSFIPKFSYGLNWTGNYGNFDFTLFLQGVSGNKIYNGTKVIGQGQLRLFNATTDVLNAWTPTNTNTDVPRSISGDPNQNSRTSDRFLEDGSYLRVKNLSVGYTIPATVLSKATRNTVSRLRIYVSSQNLLTFTRYTGYDPEVASRNYGLLTNGIDFAQYPQARTIMMGINLGF; via the coding sequence ATGAAACATTTTACTTTTGCCCGGCGGCTTGTCGGAGGGCTGATGAAGCCAATCCGCATACCGTTGATTATCTGGCTGATGACCCTGACCGGGGCGGCGCTGGCCCAGCAACAGATTTCTGGTACGGTTACTAACGAAACCGGCGAGGCGCTGCCCGGTGTCAACGTCGTGGAGAAGGGAACTACCCGGGGCACAACGACCGACAAAAACGGGAAATACCAGCTGGCAGCCGGCCGGAATGTAACGCTGGTGTTCAGTTATATCGGCTTCGTTCGGCAGGAAGTTCCGGTCAACAATCGTTCGGTGATCGACATTCAGCTGACGGCCGATCAGCAGGCACTGAGCGAAGTCATCGTCGTCGGTTACGGTACCCAAAAGAAGTCCTCCCTCACCGGGGCGGTTTCATCGGTGACGCCGAAAGAGCTGAAGGCCCTGCCGGTCATCAGTGCCACGCAGGCCCTCCAGGGCCGGGTGCCGGGGGTATCGGTGACCAACAACAGCAGCCCGGGCAGCGAGCCGGTGATCCGGATTCGCGGCGTGGGCTCCATCAGCCTGAACCCCAATCCGCTGTACGTCATCGACGGCATTCCGGCGGGTGGCCTCAACAACATCGACCCCAAGGACATCGAATCGCTGGAAGTGCTCAAGGACGCCAGCGCGGCGGCCATCTACGGCTCCCGGGCGGCCAACGGCGTTATCCTGATTACGACCAAAAAAGGCAGCACCAACGGGAAGCTGAGCCTTAATTTTGATTCCTACTACGGCTCTCAGTCGGCCTGGCGCAAGCTCGACCTGCTGAACCGCGACGAGTACATCCGCTACGGAACGGCCCTGCTGACGGCCTCCGGCCAGCCGGTGCCGGGTCGCTTTACAGCCCTGAATACGCCGATTTATGACGGAGCCACGCAGACCTTCGCCCAGACCGATACCGACTGGCAGGACGTGATGTTCCGGGCGGCCCCGATCCAGGACCACCAGGTTTCGCTGTCGGGCGGCAATGCGGTGTCGCGTTTCTACACCTCGTTCGGCTATTTCCAGCAGGACGGAATTCTGCCCTTTACCGATTACAAACGGTACAGCTTCCGGGTTAACTCCGACCATAAGTTCAACAAGTTCCTGACCATCGGGCAGACGTTCCTGGCGTCCACGGACCGGCGGCGTCTGGAGCGCGACGGCGGCGGCCGTAGCCTCGTGATGAACATCATGCGGATGATTCCGTATTGGCCCGACCGCGACCCGACGAAGCTCGGCGGATTCAGCACCACGGCCCAGGGTCTGGACGCCACCGACCCCGAAAACCCGCTGCGCGTAGCCGAACAGGAGCAGCAGTTTCAGGTCGATCGCGGTTTTAAGCTGCTGGGTTCGGTGTTTGCCGAAGTGCGCTTCACCGACTTCCTGCGCTACCGCTTCCAGTACGGGGCTGACTATGCCAGCGGCCGCTTTAACGGTTTCCTGCCAATATATAACGATGGTAACCGCAGCCGCCCCCTCGCCACCGTCACCGACAACCGGAGCGACTATTTCTCGACGGTGATGACCAACCAGCTGAGCTTCGACAAGACCTTCGGCAAGCACTACGTCAATGCCGTGGCCGTAGCCGAGCAGCAGCGGAGTATCTCTACCAACGTTAACTCCAACGGCCAGCGCCCCGACAACAACATCCAGGTGCTCCAGGGGATTTCGAACCCGGCGACCAACAGCGGCCGTTCCGAAAACGTGCTTATTTCGTACGTGGGCCGCGTCAACTACGAGTTCGCCAGCCGCTACCTGCTGAGCGCCTCCATCCGCCGCGACGGTTCGTCCCGCTTTGCGCCGGATCGCAAATGGGGAACCTTCCCGGCCGTATCGGCGGGCTGGCGCATCAGCGAAGAGCGCTTCCTGAAGAGCGTACCGGTTATTACGGAGCTGAAACTGCGCGGCAGCTACGGACAGACGGGCTACAATGCCATCGGCGACTACGACTGGCAGCCGCTGGTGCAGGCCAACAACACCATTTATCCGTTTGGAAACACCACGCAGCTTGGTTCGTACTTCAACCAGTTGGGAAACAGCGACCTGAGCTGGGAGGTGACGACCATGTCCAACATCGGTCTGGATGCTTCGCTGCTGAGCAACAAGATTACGCTGAGCGCCGAGGTATATAACCGGGAGACGGACGGCCTGCTGCTACGCGTGCCCCTGCCCGAATCGATGGGCTTTTCAGTAAGCCCGCTGGCCAACGTGGGCAGCATGCGCAACCGGGGCTTTGAACTGACGGCGGGTTACAACCGCAGTGGCAAGAAGTTCAACTGGAGCCTGCTCGGTACGTTCGACATGACACGCAACCAGGTGCTGAGCCTGGCTACGCCGAACGCCAACATCAACGCGGGCAACAACAGCGACTTCGGTGGCTTCGATATCACCCGCACGGAGGCCGGACGGCCCATTCAGTCGTTCTACGGCTGGGTGGTGGACGGAATCTTCCAGAGCAAAGAAGAAGTGGACCGGTTCAACGCCATCGACGGCAACGCGGCTTCTTTCTACCAGAACGCCCAGACCGCCGCGGGCGACATCCGGTTTAAGGATATCAGCGGCCCGGATGGCAAACCGGACGGGAAAGTCGATGCCTTCGACCGGACGTTCCTCGGCAGCTTTATTCCCAAATTCAGCTACGGCCTCAACTGGACCGGAAACTACGGTAACTTCGACTTTACGCTGTTCCTGCAGGGCGTATCGGGCAACAAGATTTACAACGGCACAAAGGTCATTGGGCAGGGACAGCTGCGCCTGTTCAATGCCACGACGGACGTGCTGAACGCCTGGACACCGACTAACACGAACACCGACGTACCGCGCTCTATCAGCGGCGACCCGAACCAGAACTCGCGTACTTCCGACCGGTTCCTGGAGGATGGCTCGTATCTCCGCGTGAAGAACCTGAGCGTAGGCTACACGATTCCGGCGACGGTCCTCAGCAAGGCGACCCGCAACACGGTGAGCCGCCTGCGTATCTACGTGTCGAGCCAGAACCTGCTGACCTTCACCCGCTACACGGGCTACGATCCGGAAGTGGCCTCGCGGAACTACGGTCTGCTGACCAACGGCATCGACTTCGCGCAGTACCCGCAGGCGCGGACAATCATGATGGGAATTAACCTGGGATTTTAA
- a CDS encoding RagB/SusD family nutrient uptake outer membrane protein has translation MKKSILCGALLLGLAISCNEDGLNQINPNGVTFDTYFNNAAELTAGVNSIYALVQSNSLVSREWFFTHDLRGDEMASGGGQLETPRNQLLIGVHDTGNALASSIWRGWYRTIHRANVVLEKGPTVQSITPALRDRLLGEARFLRAWAYYELATFFGGVPLYKEFAKSVDGAKARSPQREVYDFVIADLKAAEPGLPTTYDAANQGRASKAAAQMLLARTYLQLGDYANARTELRKIVDSGVYRLVDNYADLTNEEGEFNAESILEVVYMPSGGAFNWGGDGDGNAVQEETVRSQEYSAIAWRNVIPSNRILNEYETVAKGDAKDDPRYALSYWTEGDRFNNGNTMLTSTMVQGNSSVVAGRTLKVSWRKYSIMYKSNASNQQSGINMRIMRYADVLLMLAECENELGNSAAALTLMNQVRARASVAMPAYPTRNYPCRNKDEVFDAIVHERMVELAAEQVRNFDIIRWRKNKKLKTEPLTYFQANKHELLPIPQVEIDNNPMIDIKDQNPGY, from the coding sequence ATGAAAAAGTCGATCCTCTGCGGAGCCCTGTTGCTTGGACTGGCAATCAGTTGCAACGAAGACGGCCTGAATCAGATCAACCCCAACGGGGTAACCTTTGATACCTATTTTAATAACGCCGCTGAACTGACGGCGGGCGTCAATTCCATATACGCTCTGGTGCAATCCAATAGCCTCGTTTCGCGGGAGTGGTTCTTTACCCACGACCTGCGCGGCGACGAGATGGCCTCGGGCGGCGGTCAGCTCGAAACGCCCCGCAACCAGCTGCTGATCGGTGTACACGATACCGGAAACGCGCTGGCCTCGAGCATCTGGCGCGGCTGGTATCGAACCATTCACCGAGCCAACGTGGTGCTGGAGAAGGGCCCTACGGTCCAGAGCATTACGCCCGCCCTGCGCGACCGGCTGCTGGGCGAGGCCCGTTTTCTGCGCGCCTGGGCTTATTACGAACTGGCTACGTTCTTCGGCGGTGTGCCCTTGTATAAGGAGTTTGCCAAATCGGTGGACGGAGCCAAGGCGCGCTCACCCCAGCGCGAAGTTTACGATTTTGTCATCGCCGACCTGAAAGCCGCCGAGCCGGGCCTGCCTACGACCTACGATGCCGCCAACCAGGGCCGGGCTTCCAAAGCCGCTGCCCAGATGCTGCTGGCCCGTACGTACCTGCAACTGGGCGACTACGCCAATGCCCGCACCGAACTGCGAAAAATCGTCGACTCGGGCGTGTACCGGCTGGTAGACAACTACGCCGACCTCACCAATGAAGAAGGCGAATTCAACGCGGAATCCATTCTGGAGGTGGTTTACATGCCGTCGGGCGGGGCTTTTAACTGGGGTGGCGACGGCGACGGGAACGCCGTTCAGGAGGAAACGGTGCGGTCGCAGGAGTATTCGGCCATCGCGTGGCGAAACGTCATTCCGTCCAACCGGATTCTGAACGAGTACGAGACGGTCGCCAAAGGCGATGCCAAAGACGACCCGCGCTACGCCTTGTCTTACTGGACGGAGGGCGACCGGTTCAACAACGGCAACACGATGCTCACCTCGACCATGGTGCAGGGCAATTCTTCGGTCGTGGCCGGCAGAACGCTGAAAGTGAGCTGGCGTAAATATTCCATCATGTACAAATCCAACGCCAGCAACCAGCAAAGCGGGATCAACATGCGGATCATGCGTTACGCCGACGTGCTGCTGATGCTCGCCGAATGCGAAAACGAACTCGGAAACTCCGCCGCCGCCCTCACGCTGATGAACCAGGTGCGCGCCCGGGCATCGGTAGCCATGCCGGCTTACCCGACCCGCAACTATCCGTGCCGCAACAAGGATGAGGTCTTCGACGCCATCGTGCACGAACGGATGGTCGAGCTGGCCGCCGAGCAGGTTCGCAACTTCGACATCATCCGCTGGCGGAAGAACAAGAAGCTGAAGACGGAGCCGCTGACGTATTTCCAGGCCAACAAACACGAACTGCTTCCGATTCCGCAGGTTGAAATCGATAACAATCCTATGATTGATATCAAAGACCAGAACCCGGGTTATTAA
- a CDS encoding FKBP-type peptidyl-prolyl cis-trans isomerase, with amino-acid sequence MQITKHKVAAIHYTLRDDSGRVLDSSAGREPLYYLHGEGNLIPGMEEGLEGRSTGDHFQLTVSPDKGYGERDPEMIQEVPMSAFGGQKVEPGMQFHANHGQVVTVTGVSGDTVTIDANHPLAGQQLNFDVEVVEVREATAEEVAHGHVHGPGGAEH; translated from the coding sequence ATGCAAATCACAAAACACAAAGTGGCAGCTATCCACTATACCCTGCGTGATGATTCGGGCCGGGTGTTGGATTCAAGCGCAGGTCGCGAGCCGCTGTACTATCTGCACGGCGAAGGCAACCTGATCCCGGGCATGGAGGAAGGGCTGGAAGGCCGCTCAACCGGCGACCACTTCCAACTGACGGTTTCTCCGGATAAAGGATATGGTGAACGTGACCCCGAAATGATTCAGGAAGTGCCGATGAGCGCGTTTGGTGGCCAGAAGGTCGAGCCGGGCATGCAGTTTCACGCCAACCATGGCCAGGTGGTGACCGTTACCGGCGTCAGCGGCGATACCGTTACCATCGATGCCAACCACCCGCTGGCCGGTCAGCAGCTCAACTTCGATGTCGAAGTCGTTGAAGTCCGGGAAGCCACCGCCGAAGAAGTAGCCCACGGGCACGTCCACGGCCCGGGCGGAGCGGAACACTAA
- a CDS encoding lytic transglycosylase domain-containing protein: MPLDEAAVTKRWMQTLRTNSRQPAELYTLRQKAAAFFPKIDPILQKHGIPSDFRYVAIVESRLNQRAVSPRGAAGYWQLMPATARELGLRVSGRTDERFHLVKSTEAACRLLQKLYSHLGSWSLVAAAYNGGLGYVRSRTKVTNAGYYKTRFNPETGAYLYRILFFKEMFENAESYSPILPHLNMEVLTSPLPGLLPQEPGADEALEEAITLFATPVEDQETDFRLARLMSKKKAVKARPSKVKTKQGRTQSPRMTAVMRRSVGRLSREDELQAA; encoded by the coding sequence ATGCCGCTCGACGAAGCCGCCGTGACGAAACGATGGATGCAGACCCTCCGCACCAACAGCCGTCAACCGGCTGAACTCTACACGCTCCGGCAGAAAGCCGCGGCGTTTTTTCCCAAAATTGATCCCATTCTCCAGAAACACGGCATTCCGAGCGACTTTCGGTATGTCGCCATTGTCGAAAGTCGCCTGAACCAGCGGGCCGTTTCGCCCAGAGGAGCCGCCGGTTACTGGCAACTGATGCCCGCCACGGCCCGCGAACTGGGCCTGCGCGTGTCGGGCCGAACCGATGAGCGGTTCCACCTCGTCAAATCCACCGAAGCGGCCTGTCGGCTGCTGCAGAAACTGTATTCTCACCTCGGGTCCTGGTCCCTGGTGGCGGCGGCCTACAACGGCGGCCTCGGCTACGTCCGGTCACGCACCAAGGTTACGAATGCAGGCTATTACAAGACACGGTTCAATCCCGAAACCGGGGCTTACCTCTACCGGATTCTATTTTTCAAGGAAATGTTTGAGAATGCCGAATCATATTCGCCGATTCTGCCCCACCTGAACATGGAAGTGCTGACCAGCCCGCTGCCCGGTCTGCTGCCGCAGGAGCCGGGGGCCGACGAGGCGCTGGAAGAAGCCATCACTCTTTTTGCCACGCCGGTAGAAGACCAGGAGACGGATTTCCGGCTGGCGCGGCTGATGAGCAAAAAGAAAGCGGTGAAGGCGCGGCCTTCCAAGGTAAAAACTAAACAGGGGCGTACGCAATCGCCCCGGATGACGGCCGTTATGCGCCGCAGTGTGGGGCGCCTGAGCCGGGAGGACGAACTCCAGGCCGCCTGA
- a CDS encoding FG-GAP-like repeat-containing protein, which translates to MAGCKNRPEPLFTKVSADDSGIQFANNLTPTDSLNAFTFTNFYNGGGVGVGDFNRDGRPDLFFTGNQESCRLYLNETPAGTSDFRFTDVTEAAGVQTDRWCSGVSVADVNGDGWDDIYVSVAAHQALKKSQNLLFINQKTKTPTFREEAAAYGLDYAGFTTQTAFFDYDLDGDLDAFLLNSAPDLQNPNYLRPAINDGTYPSTDRLFRNMTQEKRREGAKKPETASAPLFLDVSSEAGIRYEGLGLGLAISDINGDGYPDIYCSNDFISSDVFYLSNGRDASGKVTFRNATREALAHTSLYGMGVDAADLNNDGRIDLMQLDMLPQDNARQKQMLGAPDYDKKELSQTPQYGYQLQYMRNTFQLNGGNEGPVPTFSELGLLAGIAQTDWSWATLLTDLDGDGQKDIFVTNGYRKNVTDRDFISFNEEFGLFGTDAAREQRRQRMLDKVPEIKLKNYAFRNASRNPADAPAFEDVSEQWGLNELSYANGAAYADLDGDGDQDLIVNNIDEEASLFRNNSRAQTKNAYLTVSFAGPASNPAGIGATLTVWSGGRMQVLEQFPVRGYLSSVQQALVVGLGNATAIDSVRMVWPGGLTETRYRIPVNQRLTFRISDAKPVAPPRLQSTPKLFTPQPAVPGYVHQESDFVDFKTTPALHKMLSRPGAAIAVGDLNGDGFDDLAVGPSYRGSAGYLFFGGANGQFRQKDWMPNTAMEAGAILLFDADNDRDNDLLVVGGGNERPLHVAEAFGPVLYRNDGRGNFSPAAFLPNLTVSSQSVRALDYDRDGDADVLIAGRQVPGQYPLPARSYLLRNDGGRFTDVTEQVAPALMNLGLVCDALPVDLDNDHDEDLVLVGEWMPPTILTNQNGQFQQSANPSLARASGWWNCVAAGDFDGDGDADLLLGNEGLNTFYRASEKEPMLIYGKDFNEDGQFDPIMGYFIGGTRYPALPRESLIQQVIQFRRKYLHYADYAEADFSGLFSEQERQGAYERQVTELRSCYAENRGKGVFTLRPLPGLAQQSPIFGFLIDDFDHDGKPDALATGNFFPNEANMGRQDASKGVLLKGDGRGGFVALGPDRTGFRVPGDARRSYRLRNPTRILTATSNGPLLMHSWKER; encoded by the coding sequence TTGGCCGGGTGCAAAAACCGCCCGGAGCCGCTTTTTACCAAAGTTTCCGCGGACGATTCCGGTATTCAATTTGCCAACAACCTGACCCCCACCGACTCGCTGAACGCCTTTACGTTTACGAATTTCTACAACGGCGGCGGGGTTGGAGTGGGCGATTTCAACCGCGACGGCCGACCGGACCTGTTTTTTACGGGCAATCAGGAAAGCTGCCGGCTGTACCTCAACGAAACGCCCGCCGGAACGTCCGACTTCCGCTTTACCGACGTGACGGAAGCGGCCGGGGTGCAGACGGACCGCTGGTGCTCGGGCGTCTCGGTGGCGGATGTCAACGGCGACGGCTGGGATGACATTTACGTGAGCGTAGCGGCGCATCAGGCCCTGAAAAAGAGCCAAAACCTGCTTTTTATCAACCAGAAAACAAAAACGCCGACGTTCCGGGAGGAGGCCGCCGCCTACGGACTGGATTATGCGGGATTCACGACCCAGACTGCTTTCTTCGACTACGACCTTGACGGCGACCTCGACGCCTTTCTGCTCAATTCAGCTCCCGATCTTCAGAATCCCAATTACCTCCGCCCGGCCATCAACGACGGTACTTACCCCTCCACCGACCGACTTTTCCGGAATATGACGCAGGAAAAGCGGCGAGAAGGAGCGAAGAAGCCCGAAACCGCTTCGGCCCCCCTTTTTCTCGACGTTTCCAGCGAGGCGGGTATCCGGTACGAAGGGCTGGGCCTGGGACTGGCTATCTCCGACATCAACGGGGACGGCTACCCGGATATCTATTGCTCCAACGACTTCATCAGCAGCGATGTATTTTACCTGAGCAACGGCCGGGACGCCTCCGGAAAAGTTACCTTCCGCAACGCCACGCGGGAGGCGCTGGCCCACACCAGCCTCTACGGCATGGGCGTGGACGCCGCCGACCTTAACAACGACGGCCGCATTGACCTGATGCAGCTGGACATGCTGCCGCAGGACAACGCCCGGCAAAAGCAGATGCTGGGCGCGCCCGATTATGACAAAAAAGAACTGAGTCAGACGCCGCAATATGGCTACCAGCTTCAGTACATGCGGAATACGTTCCAGCTCAACGGCGGCAACGAAGGTCCGGTCCCAACGTTCAGCGAACTCGGTCTGCTGGCCGGAATCGCCCAGACCGACTGGAGCTGGGCAACGCTGCTGACGGACCTGGATGGCGACGGCCAGAAAGACATTTTCGTGACGAACGGCTACCGGAAAAACGTCACGGACCGCGATTTTATCAGCTTCAACGAAGAATTTGGCCTGTTCGGCACCGATGCCGCCCGCGAGCAGCGCCGCCAGCGGATGCTCGACAAAGTCCCGGAAATAAAACTGAAAAATTACGCCTTTCGGAATGCCAGCCGGAACCCGGCCGACGCCCCGGCTTTCGAAGATGTTTCCGAACAATGGGGCCTGAACGAGCTTTCGTACGCCAACGGGGCCGCTTACGCCGATCTGGATGGCGACGGCGATCAGGATTTGATTGTCAACAATATTGATGAGGAAGCATCGCTGTTCCGGAACAACAGCCGGGCGCAGACCAAAAATGCGTATCTGACGGTTTCGTTCGCCGGTCCGGCTTCCAATCCCGCGGGCATCGGCGCTACCCTGACGGTCTGGTCCGGCGGACGGATGCAGGTGCTGGAACAGTTTCCCGTGCGGGGCTACCTCTCCTCGGTGCAGCAGGCGCTGGTGGTGGGTCTGGGCAACGCGACGGCAATCGATTCCGTGCGGATGGTCTGGCCCGGCGGCCTGACCGAAACCCGCTACCGGATTCCGGTAAACCAGCGGCTGACCTTCCGGATTTCCGACGCAAAGCCCGTCGCGCCGCCGCGCTTGCAGTCAACCCCAAAGCTCTTTACGCCGCAACCGGCCGTTCCCGGCTATGTCCATCAGGAATCCGATTTTGTCGATTTCAAAACGACCCCGGCTTTACATAAAATGCTGTCGAGGCCGGGTGCGGCGATAGCCGTGGGAGACCTCAACGGCGATGGGTTCGACGATCTGGCCGTCGGTCCCTCGTACCGGGGGAGTGCGGGCTACCTTTTTTTCGGCGGGGCAAACGGGCAGTTTCGGCAAAAAGACTGGATGCCCAACACGGCGATGGAAGCGGGCGCCATCCTGCTTTTCGACGCCGATAACGACCGCGACAACGACCTGCTGGTGGTCGGCGGCGGCAACGAACGGCCGCTGCACGTGGCCGAAGCGTTCGGTCCGGTGCTGTACCGAAACGACGGACGCGGTAATTTTTCCCCCGCGGCCTTTTTGCCCAATCTAACCGTCAGCAGCCAGTCGGTGCGGGCGCTGGATTACGACCGCGACGGGGATGCCGACGTGCTGATCGCCGGTCGGCAGGTACCCGGACAATATCCGCTGCCCGCCCGGAGTTACCTGCTCCGCAATGACGGGGGCCGCTTCACCGATGTCACCGAACAGGTGGCTCCCGCTCTGATGAACCTCGGTCTGGTATGCGACGCCCTGCCCGTCGACCTCGACAATGACCACGACGAAGACCTGGTACTCGTCGGTGAGTGGATGCCGCCTACCATCCTGACCAATCAGAACGGCCAGTTTCAGCAATCGGCCAATCCGTCGCTCGCTCGCGCTTCCGGCTGGTGGAACTGCGTGGCGGCGGGGGATTTCGACGGAGACGGGGACGCCGATTTGCTGCTAGGGAATGAAGGTCTGAATACTTTTTACCGGGCTTCCGAAAAGGAACCGATGCTGATTTACGGAAAAGACTTTAATGAAGACGGGCAGTTCGACCCGATCATGGGCTATTTTATCGGCGGCACCCGTTACCCGGCTCTACCCCGCGAATCGCTTATCCAGCAGGTGATTCAGTTTCGGAGAAAGTATTTGCACTACGCCGATTATGCCGAAGCCGACTTCAGCGGGCTGTTTTCGGAACAGGAGCGGCAGGGCGCGTACGAAAGGCAGGTGACCGAACTGCGGAGCTGTTACGCCGAGAATCGGGGGAAAGGAGTTTTTACGCTTCGGCCGCTGCCCGGGCTGGCCCAGCAATCGCCCATTTTCGGGTTTCTGATCGACGATTTTGACCACGACGGCAAACCGGACGCGCTGGCAACGGGCAATTTCTTCCCGAACGAAGCCAACATGGGTCGGCAGGATGCGTCAAAAGGCGTGCTGCTGAAAGGCGACGGCCGCGGAGGCTTTGTGGCGCTCGGACCGGACAGAACCGGATTCCGCGTGCCGGGCGACGCCCGCCGGTCCTACCGGCTGCGCAACCCGACACGCATCCTCACGGCGACCAGCAACGGACCGCTGCTGATGCATTCCTGGAAAGAACGTTGA